Proteins from a single region of Streptomyces vinaceus:
- the mtrB gene encoding MtrAB system histidine kinase MtrB: MADGAPGGPVLRLFVRLVRRPLLPAVRLWRRNIQLRVVAATLLMSLAVVLALGFVVIAQVSKGLLDAKEEAAQSQAAGGFAVAQEKANTPSAVDGPDATDNKVGRDASTWMNSLVKQLASGGQTAFEVVALGAGPDAGGQPGGQPSGPFVSGVKGARASGNVDPTASVPTALRRNVNHATGTFKTFSQIRYTAGSGDKAPEPALVVGKRLTDINGDPYDLYYLFPLTQEEESLNLIKVTIATAGVFVVVLLGAIAWLVVRQVVTPVRMAAGIAERLSAGRLQERMKVTGEDDIARLGEAFNKMAQNLQLKIQQLEDLSRMQRRFVSDVSHELRTPLTTVRMAADVIHDARVDFDPVTARSAELLAGQLDRFESLLADLLEISRFDAGAAALEAEPIDLRDVVRRVIDGAEPLAEHKGTRIRVLGDTQPVIAEADSRRVERVLRNLVVNAVEHGEGRDVVVRLASAGGAVAVAVRDYGVGLKPGEATRVFNRFWRADPARARTTGGTGLGLSIAVEDARLHGGWLQAWGEPGGGSQFRLTLPRTADEPLRGSPIPLEPEDSRSNRARAAAEAAGSKKSSRAQEGQGRGDRSPIPPRSAVAGALPVPADPTALPGSGARVVARPADPDQASADRAPTDQASEERAPADRAAADRAAAQQSAAAQEDGAGGR; this comes from the coding sequence TGTTCGTGCGCCTCGTGCGACGGCCGCTGCTTCCGGCTGTCCGGCTGTGGCGGCGCAACATCCAGCTGCGCGTGGTCGCCGCGACGCTGCTGATGTCGCTGGCCGTGGTCCTCGCGCTCGGTTTCGTGGTGATCGCCCAGGTCAGCAAGGGGCTCCTCGACGCCAAGGAGGAGGCCGCGCAGAGCCAGGCCGCGGGCGGGTTCGCCGTCGCGCAGGAGAAGGCCAACACGCCTTCCGCGGTGGACGGGCCCGACGCCACCGACAACAAGGTCGGGCGGGACGCCAGTACCTGGATGAACTCGCTGGTCAAGCAGCTCGCCAGTGGCGGCCAGACCGCCTTCGAGGTGGTCGCCCTCGGCGCCGGCCCCGACGCGGGCGGGCAGCCCGGCGGGCAGCCGAGCGGGCCGTTCGTCTCGGGCGTCAAGGGCGCCCGCGCCTCCGGGAACGTGGACCCGACCGCGAGCGTTCCCACCGCGCTGCGCCGCAACGTCAACCACGCGACCGGGACCTTCAAGACCTTCTCGCAGATCCGGTACACCGCCGGGTCCGGGGACAAGGCCCCCGAGCCCGCGCTGGTCGTGGGCAAGCGGCTCACCGACATCAACGGGGACCCGTACGACCTGTACTACCTCTTCCCGCTCACGCAGGAGGAGGAGTCCCTCAACCTCATCAAGGTCACCATCGCCACCGCGGGCGTGTTCGTGGTCGTGCTGCTCGGCGCGATCGCCTGGCTCGTCGTACGGCAGGTCGTGACGCCCGTGCGGATGGCCGCCGGGATCGCCGAGCGGCTGTCGGCCGGGCGGCTCCAGGAGCGGATGAAGGTCACCGGCGAGGACGACATCGCCCGTCTGGGCGAGGCCTTCAACAAGATGGCGCAGAACCTCCAGCTCAAGATCCAGCAGCTGGAGGACCTGTCGCGGATGCAGCGGCGCTTCGTCTCCGACGTCTCGCACGAGCTGCGCACGCCGCTGACGACCGTACGGATGGCGGCCGACGTCATCCACGACGCCCGGGTCGACTTCGACCCGGTCACCGCCCGCTCCGCCGAGCTGCTCGCCGGTCAGCTCGACCGCTTCGAGTCGCTGCTCGCGGACCTGCTGGAGATCAGCCGGTTCGACGCGGGGGCCGCGGCCCTGGAGGCGGAGCCGATCGACCTGCGGGACGTCGTACGCCGGGTCATCGACGGCGCCGAGCCGCTCGCCGAGCACAAGGGCACCCGGATCCGGGTGCTGGGCGACACCCAGCCCGTCATAGCCGAGGCCGATTCCCGCCGGGTGGAGCGGGTGCTGCGCAACCTCGTCGTCAACGCGGTGGAGCACGGTGAGGGCCGTGACGTGGTGGTCCGGCTCGCTTCGGCGGGCGGGGCCGTGGCGGTGGCCGTACGGGACTACGGGGTCGGGCTCAAGCCCGGCGAGGCCACCCGCGTCTTCAACCGCTTCTGGCGGGCCGACCCGGCCCGGGCGCGCACGACGGGCGGTACGGGCCTGGGCCTGTCCATCGCCGTAGAGGACGCCCGGCTGCACGGCGGCTGGCTCCAGGCCTGGGGCGAGCCGGGCGGCGGTTCGCAGTTCCGGCTGACCCTGCCGCGGACCGCCGACGAGCCGCTGCGCGGGTCGCCGATCCCGCTGGAGCCGGAGGACTCCCGGTCCAACCGGGCCAGGGCGGCGGCCGAGGCGGCCGGTTCGAAGAAGTCCTCGCGGGCGCAGGAGGGCCAAGGCCGCGGCGACCGGTCGCCGATACCGCCGCGGTCGGCGGTGGCCGGCGCGCTGCCGGTGCCCGCGGACCCGACGGCGCTGCCGGGCAGCGGGGCGCGCGTCGTCGCCCGCCCGGCCGATCCCGACCAGGCGTCGGCGGACCGGGCGCCGACGGACCAGGCGTCGGAGGAGCGGGCGCCGGCGGACCGGGCGGCGGCCGACCGCGCCGCCGCGCAGCAGTCAGCAGCAGCACAGGAGGATGGCGCAGGTGGACGCTGA
- a CDS encoding LpqB family beta-propeller domain-containing protein codes for MDAEPARVRRDGRRRWRAVRAYAFGAAGLLLAGCASMPDHGEIREVKASQGVDSQVRVFGVPPADKAGPADIVDGFLEAMTSDDPQLQTARKYLTEEAAKNWKPASAVTVLSAGIDRFSVGNEKDAPGPRWKMTGKKLATVDERSAYQPEPAGGRYEEYLQLVQENKQWRIATPPSGLVLSESDFQRIYMPVNKYYFAGGGLVADPVYVRQRSDPDSRMDPTTQTVQSLLAGPSKWLGPVVTSSFPTGTELREGTKSLAYDGQNVLKVPLNDKVDNVAQPQCEKMAAQLLYTVQDLTSSRMARVELLRSDRSSLCSVTDATAGTIAHRPSPPEYQYYVDSESRFVRMKLDVTSEDQQYRPEQVPGPLSPSAGNPGFKVGTAAVSYDEKRAAVVSEDEHGLYPVNLTTAGPMPAPALSSKGAKPNGLTTPSWDAAGDLWVADKDPQNPALYRVPGGTGAPQKIDVAGLDGGRITALKASPDGVRIALLVQSGNSKKLYIGRIERPEGKGDAAPVSVRELRPAAPQMASVTALSWAPRGRLLVVGRENGGVVQARYMLADGSMVAASLPGATGLDAVAATDEEKKPVVAHSDEDGIVWLPPGAQWRTVAPGGRAPVYPG; via the coding sequence GTGGACGCTGAGCCCGCACGGGTGCGCAGGGACGGCCGCCGCCGGTGGCGGGCGGTGCGGGCGTACGCCTTCGGCGCGGCCGGGCTGCTGCTGGCGGGCTGCGCCTCCATGCCCGACCACGGCGAGATCCGCGAGGTGAAGGCCTCGCAGGGCGTGGACTCGCAGGTGCGGGTGTTCGGGGTGCCGCCGGCCGACAAGGCCGGTCCCGCCGACATAGTCGACGGCTTCCTGGAGGCCATGACCAGCGACGACCCGCAGCTCCAGACGGCGCGCAAGTACCTGACCGAGGAAGCGGCGAAGAACTGGAAGCCGGCTTCCGCCGTCACGGTGCTCTCCGCGGGCATCGACCGGTTCTCCGTGGGCAACGAGAAGGACGCCCCGGGCCCCCGCTGGAAGATGACCGGCAAGAAGCTGGCGACGGTGGACGAGCGCAGCGCCTACCAGCCGGAGCCCGCGGGAGGCCGCTACGAGGAGTACCTCCAGCTGGTCCAGGAGAACAAGCAGTGGCGGATCGCGACGCCGCCGAGCGGCCTCGTGCTCAGCGAGTCCGACTTCCAGCGCATCTACATGCCGGTCAACAAGTACTACTTCGCGGGCGGCGGCCTCGTCGCCGATCCCGTGTACGTGCGCCAGCGCAGCGACCCGGATTCGCGGATGGACCCCACGACGCAGACCGTGCAGTCGCTGCTGGCCGGTCCGTCCAAGTGGCTCGGGCCCGTGGTCACTTCGAGCTTCCCGACCGGCACCGAACTGCGCGAGGGCACCAAGTCCCTCGCGTACGACGGCCAGAACGTGCTGAAGGTGCCGCTCAACGACAAGGTCGACAACGTCGCGCAGCCGCAGTGCGAGAAGATGGCCGCGCAACTCCTGTACACCGTGCAGGACCTGACGTCCTCGCGGATGGCGCGGGTGGAGCTGCTGCGCTCGGACCGCTCCTCGCTGTGCTCGGTCACCGACGCGACCGCGGGGACGATCGCCCACCGGCCGAGCCCCCCGGAGTACCAGTACTACGTCGACAGCGAGAGCCGGTTCGTCCGGATGAAGCTCGACGTCACCAGCGAGGACCAGCAATACCGGCCCGAGCAGGTGCCCGGGCCGCTGTCCCCGAGCGCCGGGAACCCCGGGTTCAAGGTCGGTACCGCGGCCGTCTCGTACGACGAGAAGCGCGCGGCCGTGGTGTCCGAGGACGAACACGGGCTGTACCCGGTGAACCTGACGACGGCCGGGCCCATGCCCGCGCCGGCGCTCAGCAGCAAGGGCGCCAAGCCGAACGGGCTGACCACGCCGAGCTGGGACGCGGCGGGCGACCTGTGGGTCGCGGACAAGGATCCGCAGAATCCGGCGCTGTACCGGGTGCCGGGCGGGACCGGGGCCCCGCAGAAGATCGACGTGGCCGGGCTCGACGGCGGGCGGATCACCGCGCTGAAGGCGTCGCCGGACGGGGTGCGGATCGCGCTGCTGGTGCAGTCGGGGAACAGCAAGAAGCTGTACATCGGGCGGATCGAGCGGCCCGAGGGCAAGGGCGACGCGGCGCCGGTGTCGGTGCGCGAGCTGCGTCCGGCGGCCCCGCAGATGGCGAGCGTGACGGCGCTGAGCTGGGCGCCGCGCGGCCGGCTGCTGGTGGTGGGCCGGGAGAACGGCGGGGTCGTCCAGGCCCGGTACATGCTGGCCGACGGCTCGATGGTCGCGGCGAGCCTGCCGGGGGCGACGGGGCTGGACGCGGTCGCGGCGACGGACGAGGAGAAGAAGCCGGTCGTCGCGCACTCGGACGAGGACGGGATCGTGTGGCTGCCGCCGGGGGCGCAGTGGCGCACGGTGGCGCCGGGCGGCCGGGCTCCGGTCTACCCGGGCTGA
- a CDS encoding ComF family protein, protein MRGWWQELAGLVLPADCGGCGAARVLLCAGCAQALGGAAAGPVSPSPRPAGLPAVYAAAAYEGAVREVVLAHKERGALPLAGPLGGALAAAVAGAAGVEAGVAAGEELVLVPVPSARRQVRARGHDPARRIALAAAGRLRRAGVRARVACVLRQVRPVADQAGLGARERRENLAGALGPCRGGEVRFPAAARIVLVDDVITTGATLAEAARALRAASAAVVAGAAVVAAPAGSFVPNRSTTRTAQRSCE, encoded by the coding sequence ATGCGGGGGTGGTGGCAGGAGCTCGCCGGGCTGGTCCTGCCGGCCGACTGCGGCGGCTGCGGGGCTGCCCGGGTGCTGCTGTGCGCGGGCTGCGCGCAGGCGCTGGGCGGGGCCGCGGCGGGCCCTGTGAGCCCGTCTCCGCGGCCTGCGGGGCTGCCCGCGGTGTATGCGGCCGCCGCGTACGAGGGAGCCGTACGGGAGGTCGTACTGGCGCACAAGGAGCGCGGGGCGCTGCCGCTGGCCGGTCCGCTCGGCGGCGCTCTCGCGGCGGCCGTCGCGGGGGCGGCCGGGGTGGAGGCGGGGGTGGCGGCGGGGGAGGAGCTGGTCCTCGTACCCGTGCCCTCGGCGCGGCGGCAGGTGCGGGCCCGCGGGCACGATCCGGCGCGCAGGATCGCCCTGGCGGCCGCGGGGCGGCTGCGGCGGGCCGGTGTCCGGGCGCGGGTGGCGTGCGTACTGCGCCAGGTCCGGCCGGTGGCCGATCAGGCGGGGCTGGGGGCCCGGGAGCGGCGGGAGAACCTCGCGGGGGCGCTGGGGCCGTGCCGGGGCGGCGAGGTGCGGTTTCCGGCCGCCGCGCGGATCGTGCTGGTGGACGACGTGATCACCACCGGGGCCACGCTCGCGGAGGCGGCCCGGGCGTTGCGGGCGGCGTCGGCCGCGGTGGTGGCGGGGGCGGCCGTGGTCGCCGCACCGGCAGGATCCTTCGTACCAAATCGGTCGACAACCCGTACAGCGCAACGCTCTTGTGAATAG
- the hpf gene encoding ribosome hibernation-promoting factor, HPF/YfiA family, which produces MDIVVKGRKTEVPERFRKHVAEKLNPERIQKLDAKVISLDVEVSKEHNPRQADRSDRVEITLRSRGPVVRAEAAATDPYAALDLAQEKLEAQLRKQHDKRYTRRGSGRLSAAEVADTVPGVARLNGSGQPVTEEPGDEIPTTRIGSLEVQGEGPLIVREKTHSAAPMPLDQALYEMELVGHDFYLFVDSDTKMPSVVYRRHGYDYGVIHLNADEASSSAEPGAGAGGALGG; this is translated from the coding sequence GTGGACATCGTCGTCAAGGGCCGCAAGACCGAGGTGCCCGAGCGGTTCCGCAAGCACGTGGCCGAGAAGCTGAATCCCGAGCGGATCCAGAAGCTCGACGCCAAGGTGATCAGCTTGGACGTCGAGGTGTCCAAGGAGCACAACCCGCGCCAGGCCGACCGTTCCGACCGCGTGGAGATCACCCTGCGTTCGCGGGGCCCCGTGGTCCGTGCCGAAGCCGCCGCCACCGACCCGTACGCGGCGCTCGACCTGGCACAGGAGAAGCTGGAAGCGCAGCTGCGCAAGCAGCACGACAAGCGCTACACCCGCCGTGGCAGCGGCCGGCTCTCGGCGGCCGAGGTCGCCGACACGGTTCCCGGCGTGGCCCGGCTCAACGGCAGCGGCCAGCCGGTCACGGAGGAGCCGGGGGACGAGATCCCGACCACCCGGATCGGATCGCTGGAAGTACAGGGCGAAGGCCCGCTCATCGTCCGCGAGAAGACGCACTCGGCGGCGCCCATGCCGCTCGACCAGGCGCTGTACGAAATGGAACTGGTCGGCCACGACTTCTACCTGTTCGTCGACTCCGACACCAAGATGCCGAGCGTCGTCTACCGGCGCCACGGCTATGACTACGGCGTGATCCACCTCAATGCCGACGAGGCCTCCAGCTCGGCCGAGCCCGGTGCCGGAGCGGGTGGAGCGCTCGGCGGCTGA
- a CDS encoding response regulator, translating to MADSFGPVRGDDGGEPIRVLVVDDHALFRRGLEIVLAQEEDIQVVGEAGDGAEAVDKAADLLPDIVLMDVRMPRRGGIEACTSIKEVAPSAKIIMLTISDEEADLYDAIKAGATGYLLKEISTDEVATAIRAVADGQSQISPSMASKLLTEFKSMIQRTDERRLVPAPRLTDRELEVLKLVATGMNNRDIAKELFISENTVKNHVRNILEKLQLHSRMEAVVYAMREKILEIR from the coding sequence ATGGCGGACAGCTTCGGGCCGGTGCGCGGTGATGACGGCGGCGAGCCGATCCGGGTGCTCGTCGTCGACGACCACGCCCTGTTCCGGCGCGGGCTGGAGATCGTCCTCGCGCAGGAGGAGGACATCCAGGTCGTGGGTGAGGCGGGGGACGGCGCGGAGGCGGTGGACAAGGCGGCGGACCTGCTGCCGGACATCGTGCTCATGGACGTGCGGATGCCCCGGCGCGGCGGGATCGAGGCGTGCACCTCGATCAAGGAGGTGGCCCCCTCCGCGAAGATCATCATGCTGACGATCAGCGACGAGGAGGCGGACCTCTACGACGCGATCAAGGCGGGCGCCACCGGGTACCTCCTGAAGGAGATCTCGACCGACGAGGTGGCGACGGCGATCCGCGCGGTGGCGGACGGCCAGTCGCAGATCAGCCCGTCGATGGCCTCGAAGCTCCTGACCGAGTTCAAGTCGATGATCCAGCGGACGGACGAGCGGCGGCTGGTGCCGGCGCCGCGGCTGACGGACCGCGAGCTGGAAGTGCTCAAGCTGGTGGCGACCGGCATGAACAACCGCGACATCGCGAAGGAGTTGTTCATCTCCGAGAACACCGTGAAGAACCACGTGCGCAACATCCTGGAGAAGCTCCAGCTGCACTCCAGGATGGAGGCCGTGGTCTACGCGATGCGGGAGAAGATCCTCGAAATCCGCTGA
- a CDS encoding winged helix-turn-helix domain-containing protein — protein MTLAATVSLSADDARRIALRAQGFLGAPDRRGGVRGVLRHLGAVQLDTISVLARSHELIPYARLGAVGRTAVEEAYWSDRHAFEYWSHAACILPIEEWPHFAFRRRIKRAHGYRWHKMKDKEASCRLVLDRLRAEGPLTSTELGGAKNGGPWWDWSETKIAVEWLLDAGDVVVTERRGWKRVYDLPERAVPDALLHDDLDDRECLRRLVALAGQSLGVGTRADIADYHRLKGEQVDSVIADSGLVPVEVEGWAKPAWADPAALATVPRGRHRTTLLSPFDSLVWDRPRTERIFGFAHRLEAYVPKPKRIHGYFAMPLLAGGRLQGRVDPAREGSTLVARQLSLTTPKAARPMAEALREAAQWVGCDTVRVERAGTPEEAAAVTAELAAL, from the coding sequence ATGACGCTCGCAGCCACCGTGTCCCTGTCCGCCGACGACGCGCGCCGGATCGCCTTGCGCGCGCAGGGCTTCCTCGGGGCGCCCGACCGCAGGGGCGGCGTGCGGGGCGTGCTGCGCCACCTGGGCGCCGTCCAGCTGGACACCATCTCCGTACTGGCCCGCTCGCACGAGCTGATCCCGTACGCGCGCCTGGGCGCGGTGGGCCGGACGGCCGTGGAGGAGGCGTACTGGTCCGACCGGCACGCCTTCGAGTACTGGTCGCACGCGGCCTGCATCCTGCCCATCGAGGAGTGGCCGCACTTCGCGTTCCGGCGCCGGATCAAGCGCGCGCACGGCTACCGCTGGCACAAGATGAAGGACAAGGAGGCCTCCTGCCGGCTGGTCCTGGACCGGCTGCGGGCCGAGGGCCCGCTCACCTCGACCGAGCTGGGCGGCGCGAAGAACGGCGGCCCGTGGTGGGACTGGTCCGAGACCAAGATCGCGGTGGAGTGGCTGCTGGACGCGGGTGACGTGGTCGTCACCGAGCGCCGCGGCTGGAAGCGGGTCTACGACCTGCCCGAGCGGGCGGTCCCCGACGCGCTGCTCCACGACGACCTGGACGACCGCGAGTGCCTGCGCCGCCTGGTGGCGCTGGCCGGGCAGAGCCTGGGCGTCGGCACCCGCGCCGACATCGCGGACTACCACCGGCTCAAGGGCGAGCAGGTCGACTCGGTGATCGCCGATTCGGGGCTGGTCCCCGTCGAGGTCGAGGGCTGGGCGAAGCCGGCCTGGGCCGACCCGGCCGCGCTGGCGACGGTCCCCCGGGGCCGCCACCGCACCACCCTGCTCTCCCCGTTCGACTCCCTGGTCTGGGACCGGCCGCGCACGGAGCGGATCTTCGGCTTCGCGCACCGGCTGGAGGCGTACGTCCCCAAGCCCAAGCGGATCCACGGGTACTTCGCGATGCCGCTGCTTGCGGGCGGGCGGCTCCAGGGCCGGGTGGACCCGGCCCGCGAGGGCTCCACGCTGGTGGCCCGGCAACTGTCGCTGACCACCCCCAAGGCGGCCCGCCCGATGGCCGAGGCGCTGCGCGAGGCGGCGCAATGGGTCGGCTGCGACACCGTACGGGTCGAGCGCGCGGGCACCCCCGAGGAGGCGGCCGCGGTCACGGCGGAACTGGCCGCCCTCTGA
- a CDS encoding GNAT family N-acetyltransferase — MEPTTLNTARLHLRPFVPADEEEVYTAVQDPEIQRWTMVPSPYSREHARGFVLETVPAGWREDTAYSFAVRLGQDGPLVAAVGVHVRGQGSYEIGYWAAKEHRGRGYMAEAVAAVSRWAFTEVGAVRLEWRAEVGNTGSRAVAEKTGFRFEGVLRAAVLRGGTARDSWIGALVPSDLGLSPSLPYLPAVGGPA, encoded by the coding sequence ATGGAGCCCACGACACTGAACACGGCCCGGCTGCATTTGCGCCCCTTCGTCCCGGCCGACGAGGAGGAGGTGTACACCGCGGTGCAGGACCCGGAGATCCAGCGCTGGACGATGGTCCCCTCCCCCTACTCCCGCGAGCACGCCCGCGGCTTCGTCCTGGAGACCGTCCCCGCCGGCTGGCGCGAGGACACGGCGTACAGCTTCGCGGTGCGCCTCGGGCAGGACGGCCCGCTGGTGGCGGCCGTCGGCGTGCACGTGCGCGGGCAGGGCTCGTACGAGATCGGGTACTGGGCCGCGAAGGAGCACCGGGGCCGCGGTTACATGGCCGAGGCCGTCGCCGCCGTCTCCCGCTGGGCCTTCACCGAGGTGGGCGCCGTACGGCTGGAATGGCGCGCGGAGGTCGGCAACACGGGCTCCCGGGCCGTCGCGGAGAAGACCGGCTTCCGCTTCGAGGGAGTCCTGCGGGCCGCGGTGCTGCGCGGCGGCACCGCACGCGACTCCTGGATCGGCGCCCTGGTCCCCTCGGACCTGGGCCTGTCCCCCTCACTGCCGTACCTGCCCGCTGTCGGTGGGCCCGCCTAG
- the secA gene encoding preprotein translocase subunit SecA: MSVFNKLMRAGEGKILRKLHRIADQVNSIEEDFVNLSDAELRALTDEYKQRYQDGESLDDLLPEAFATVREAAKRVLGQRHYDVQIMGGAALHLGYVAEMKTGEGKTLVGTLPAYLNALSGKGVHLITVNDYLAERDSELMGRVHKFLGLEVGCILANMSPAQRREQYNADITYGTNNEFGFDYLRDNMAWSADELVQRGHNFAVVDEVDSILVDEARTPLIISGPADQATKWYADFAKLVTRLTKGEAGQPLKGIEETGDYEVDEKKRTVGIHEAGVAKVEDWLGIENLYESVNTPLVGYLNNAIKAKELFKKDKDYVVIDGEVMIVDEHTGRILAGRRYNEGMHQAIEAKEGVDIKDENQTLATITLQNFFRLYSKLSGMTGTAMTEAAEFHQIYKLGVVPIPTNRDMVRKDQPDLIYRTEVAKFAAVVDDIAEKHEKGQPILVGTTSVEKSEYLSQQLSKRGVPHEVLNAKQHEREASIVAQAGRRGAVTVATNMAGRGTDIKLGGNPDDLAEAELRQQGLDPEEHIEEWAHALPAALKRAEAAVKAEFEEVKALGGLYVLGTERHESRRIDNQLRGRSGRQGDPGESRFYLSLGDDLMRLFKAQMVERVMSMANVPDDVPIENKMVTRAIASAQSQVETQNFETRKNVLKYDEVLNSQREVIYGERRRVLEGEDLHEQVRFFMDDTIDAYIAAETVEGFAEEWDLDRLWGAFKQLYPIKVTVAELEDAAGDRAGITAEFIAESVKDDIHEQYEAREKALGSDIMRELERRVVLSVLDRKWREHLYEMDYLQEGIGLRAMAQKDPLVEYQREGFDMFNAMMEGIKEESVGYLFNLEVQVEQQVEEVPVQDAAPSLTKEPAGARPEIRAKGLDAPQRPDRLHFSAPSVDGEGGVVEGEFDADEAGDGMTRAERRKAQKAAGGRRRKK; this comes from the coding sequence GTGTCCGTCTTCAACAAGCTCATGCGTGCAGGCGAAGGCAAGATCCTGCGCAAACTGCACCGCATCGCGGACCAGGTCAACTCCATCGAAGAGGACTTCGTCAACCTCTCCGACGCCGAGTTGCGGGCGCTCACGGACGAGTACAAGCAGCGCTACCAGGACGGCGAGAGCCTGGACGACCTGCTGCCCGAGGCGTTCGCGACCGTCCGCGAGGCCGCCAAGCGCGTCCTCGGCCAGCGTCACTACGACGTCCAGATCATGGGCGGCGCCGCGCTGCACCTCGGCTACGTCGCCGAGATGAAGACCGGTGAGGGCAAGACCCTCGTCGGCACGCTCCCCGCGTACCTGAACGCGCTGTCCGGCAAGGGCGTCCACCTGATCACGGTGAACGACTACCTCGCCGAGCGCGACTCCGAGCTGATGGGCCGGGTGCACAAGTTCCTCGGCCTGGAGGTCGGCTGCATCCTGGCCAACATGTCGCCGGCCCAGCGCCGCGAGCAGTACAACGCCGACATCACGTACGGCACGAACAACGAGTTCGGCTTCGACTACCTGCGCGACAACATGGCGTGGTCGGCGGACGAGCTCGTCCAGCGCGGCCACAACTTCGCCGTGGTCGACGAGGTCGACTCGATCCTGGTCGACGAGGCCCGTACCCCGCTGATCATCTCCGGCCCGGCCGACCAGGCCACGAAGTGGTACGCCGACTTCGCGAAGCTGGTCACCCGCCTCACCAAGGGCGAGGCCGGCCAGCCGCTCAAGGGCATCGAGGAGACCGGCGACTACGAGGTCGACGAGAAGAAGCGCACCGTCGGCATCCACGAGGCCGGTGTCGCCAAGGTCGAGGACTGGCTCGGCATCGAGAACCTCTACGAGTCGGTGAACACCCCGCTCGTCGGCTACCTGAACAACGCCATCAAGGCGAAGGAACTGTTCAAGAAGGACAAGGACTACGTCGTCATCGACGGCGAAGTCATGATCGTCGACGAGCACACCGGCCGCATCCTCGCCGGCCGCCGCTACAACGAGGGCATGCACCAGGCGATCGAGGCGAAGGAAGGGGTGGACATCAAGGACGAGAACCAGACCCTCGCCACGATCACCCTCCAGAACTTCTTCCGCCTCTACTCGAAGCTGTCGGGCATGACCGGTACGGCCATGACCGAGGCCGCCGAGTTCCACCAGATCTACAAGCTCGGTGTCGTCCCGATCCCGACCAACCGCGACATGGTCCGCAAGGACCAGCCGGACCTGATCTACCGGACCGAGGTCGCGAAGTTCGCCGCCGTCGTCGACGACATCGCGGAGAAGCACGAGAAGGGCCAGCCGATCCTCGTCGGCACCACCTCGGTCGAGAAGTCCGAGTACCTCTCGCAGCAGCTCTCCAAGCGGGGCGTCCCGCACGAGGTGCTGAACGCGAAGCAGCACGAGCGCGAGGCCTCGATCGTCGCCCAGGCCGGCCGCCGCGGCGCCGTCACGGTCGCCACGAACATGGCCGGCCGCGGTACCGACATCAAGCTCGGCGGCAACCCGGACGACCTCGCCGAGGCCGAGCTGCGCCAGCAGGGCCTGGACCCGGAGGAGCACATCGAGGAGTGGGCGCACGCGCTGCCCGCCGCCCTCAAGCGCGCCGAGGCGGCCGTGAAGGCCGAGTTCGAAGAGGTCAAGGCGCTCGGCGGGCTGTACGTGCTGGGCACCGAGCGGCACGAGTCGCGCCGTATCGACAACCAGCTGCGCGGCCGCTCCGGCCGTCAGGGCGACCCGGGCGAGTCCCGGTTCTACCTGTCGCTGGGCGACGACCTGATGCGCCTGTTCAAGGCGCAGATGGTGGAGCGCGTCATGTCGATGGCGAACGTGCCGGACGACGTGCCGATCGAGAACAAGATGGTGACGCGCGCGATCGCGTCCGCCCAGTCGCAGGTCGAGACCCAGAACTTCGAGACGCGCAAGAACGTCCTGAAGTACGACGAGGTCCTCAACAGCCAGCGCGAGGTCATCTACGGCGAGCGCCGCCGCGTCCTGGAGGGCGAGGACCTGCACGAGCAGGTGCGCTTCTTCATGGACGACACGATCGACGCGTACATCGCGGCCGAGACGGTCGAGGGCTTCGCCGAGGAGTGGGACCTGGACCGGCTGTGGGGCGCCTTCAAGCAGCTCTACCCGATCAAGGTCACGGTCGCCGAGCTGGAGGACGCGGCGGGCGACCGCGCGGGCATCACCGCCGAGTTCATCGCGGAGTCCGTCAAGGACGACATCCACGAGCAGTACGAGGCGCGCGAGAAGGCGCTGGGCTCCGACATCATGCGCGAGCTGGAGCGGCGCGTGGTCCTGTCGGTCCTGGACCGCAAGTGGCGCGAGCACCTGTACGAGATGGACTACCTGCAGGAGGGCATCGGCCTGCGGGCGATGGCCCAGAAGGACCCGCTGGTCGAGTACCAGCGCGAGGGCTTCGACATGTTCAACGCCATGATGGAGGGCATCAAGGAGGAGTCCGTCGGCTACCTGTTCAATCTGGAGGTCCAGGTCGAGCAGCAGGTCGAGGAGGTCCCGGTGCAGGACGCGGCGCCTTCGCTGACGAAGGAGCCGGCGGGCGCGCGTCCGGAGATCCGGGCCAAGGGCCTGGACGCCCCGCAGCGTCCGGACCGCCTGCACTTCTCGGCCCCGAGCGTGGACGGGGAGGGCGGGGTCGTCGAGGGCGAGTTCGACGCGGATGAGGCGGGCGACGGCATGACGCGCGCCGAGCGCCGCAAGGCGCAGAAGGCCGCGGGCGGCCGCCGCCGCAAGAAGTGA